One Natranaerovirga hydrolytica genomic window carries:
- a CDS encoding GntR family transcriptional regulator: MIDFSNLKLNNKMPVYIQITQFVKKEILLNNLQSGDILPSRRELAATLEINPNTAQKAFRLMEKEGYVITSGNEGSKIHLTTDSLNNIENELTKEMVKTFILSAKDIHLEYPQVIRLLKDMWDEV, encoded by the coding sequence GTGATAGACTTTTCTAATTTAAAATTAAACAATAAAATGCCAGTATATATCCAAATAACTCAATTTGTAAAAAAGGAGATCTTACTCAATAATCTACAATCAGGTGATATTCTACCATCTAGACGGGAATTAGCAGCTACATTAGAGATCAATCCAAATACTGCACAAAAAGCTTTTAGGTTAATGGAAAAAGAGGGATACGTTATTACAAGTGGCAATGAGGGCAGCAAAATTCATCTAACAACAGATAGTCTAAACAACATCGAAAATGAATTAACAAAAGAAATGGTAAAAACGTTTATCCTGTCTGCGAAGGACATTCATTTGGAATACCCTCAGGTTATACGACTTTTAAAAGATATGTGGGACGAAGTGTGA